A portion of the Algisphaera agarilytica genome contains these proteins:
- a CDS encoding flagellin produces the protein MPFVTPHLFWPGPDYPAGLVFAPAKSLIIGVMVGASNSISNLSATLGRLGNAFQRVQGSTAPLATGQRINRAADDPSGLISSENLAAVLEALEAEAYTLRRVDTIASTADGYLSAASDLLVVNAGLEVQLSNTAGLAPGEAEALRNQFAANQQAVTRITNSAAFNGVKLFNGTYSLQVGGGRLELPNLASSVPTQQALATLRGEIGAFQKNIVSSRLQVVEQTIQSTAQTRSMIRDTDYAQQTAELLRNQTLAQASTAAAGIAMQQASLGSLLDITA, from the coding sequence TTGCCGTTTGTAACGCCCCACCTCTTCTGGCCCGGCCCGGATTATCCGGCCGGGCTGGTTTTTGCGCCCGCCAAATCGTTGATTATCGGCGTGATGGTGGGAGCCTCCAATTCGATCAGCAACCTCTCGGCCACGCTCGGGCGTCTGGGCAACGCGTTTCAGCGGGTCCAGGGCAGCACCGCGCCGCTCGCAACCGGGCAGCGCATCAACCGCGCGGCGGACGACCCGTCGGGTTTGATTTCCTCGGAAAACCTCGCCGCGGTGCTTGAGGCTCTGGAAGCCGAGGCGTACACGCTGCGTCGGGTGGACACGATTGCCAGCACAGCCGACGGCTACCTCTCCGCTGCGTCGGATCTGTTGGTAGTCAACGCCGGGCTCGAGGTGCAACTCTCCAACACGGCGGGCCTCGCCCCGGGTGAGGCCGAAGCACTCAGGAACCAGTTCGCCGCGAATCAGCAGGCCGTCACCCGCATCACTAACTCCGCGGCGTTCAACGGCGTCAAGCTCTTCAACGGCACCTACTCGCTCCAGGTCGGCGGCGGCCGACTCGAGCTGCCCAACCTCGCCAGCTCGGTGCCGACCCAGCAGGCCTTGGCCACCCTCCGCGGCGAGATCGGGGCGTTTCAGAAAAACATCGTGAGCAGCCGGCTGCAGGTGGTCGAGCAGACCATACAGAGCACCGCTCAGACACGGTCGATGATTCGCGACACCGACTACGCCCAGCAGACCGCGGAACTGCTGCGAAACCAGACCCTGGCTCAGGCCAGCACCGCGGCGGCGGGCATCGCCATGCAGCAGGCGTCCCTGGGCTCCCTGCTCGACATTACGGCCTGA